Proteins found in one Scardovia inopinata JCM 12537 genomic segment:
- a CDS encoding AAA family ATPase: MYVKELTLRGFKSFANATTLRFEPGITAVVGPNGSGKSNIVDALAWVMGEQGAKTLRGTSMEDVIFAGTSSRSPLGRAQVSLTIDNSDGTLDIDYSEVTISRTIFRNGGSEYAINGSPVRLLDVQELLSDTGLGSHMHVVVGQGRLDSILRATPADNRAFIEEAAGILKHRKRKERALRKLQGTQENLDRVDDLLQEIHRQLGPLRRQARVSRRADSIQISLRDAMSRLYADDALQITHSRDSLRHDLAAIRAQLAEQQQELAEIKIRIEHLEDLASKSSPAIDSINRTWQAMSQIEERFKSLSALAAERSRSWLSQIVPIGSEDPEILLKRAEELNEQAEEEKKLSEDSRLTLDKQTEVRAAREKQLASLRQMITQLRKSAQEKDAHIASIREMLARQEGQKQALASRRKDLDNQREAFAKQLQQAQDHMASLDEQTDQDDNSAETNLQEIRQKVDQARTRLDRSKEEHRQVESRIISLKAKADALTDTLKSRGSTADLEHHQDLPVLGRLSQYIHIDQGWEEAVSRALGPFASAIVVPDYPAVSQTLTAARKEGMGRTVVLSAREGEDRDSHREAAEQDSKFAVPGLLPAVQVIHPNPSCPDRTVAQGVLSSLAVLLSDVALAPTLDQAQQALELAEVKRDRPHSWPFQVATADGELVTSLGGVGGSTKSPSDLSLAARAERALAECASFEERLTDLDAHITQEDQNYRDLRQQEEQAKTVLIRTKERRQQARRDKAETGQSIDSIKQRISQLRDRTRSLDAEEESYDQTLDDLRGQLQAVSQADQSGVSTDDLAERERQMETLLSQEREKEVAAKIAWTEANRKYQSYLRQASLLTDNARQAKIRRERIEKENATRREEAGKAELLGLQAQAAAQALLVHINRVSHRRQDLQKEASSHDSELTALRSHRNSLEPVVDDLRKKEHDLDVHRERVAAQYGQISQKALDDLGLSLEELMQSYNPSLPVPLLDDSGRPIPLESGDRDATGSDDPEEDSDQDNGEGRLQESQQDSQQVDLSDAQALRSHFKTVDYDRQEQEKRLAKARRDLAALGKINPLATEEYDALETRHRYLNQQRKDVASSRDDLLKLISDLDSTMITVFKEAFDDTAAAFEKVFGTLFPGGKGRLVLENPDDLLTTGVIVEASPAGKRVKQLTLLSGGERSLTALALLFAIFTARPSPFYILDEVEAALDDINLTRLLDALNALRLRSQLIIITHQQRTMSIADALYGVTMRSDGVTAVVSQKLKQGTMPLQEK; the protein is encoded by the coding sequence ATGTATGTCAAAGAGCTGACCCTACGAGGTTTCAAATCGTTTGCCAACGCCACGACCCTGCGCTTTGAGCCAGGAATCACAGCGGTTGTAGGACCTAATGGGTCTGGTAAGTCCAATATTGTGGACGCCCTGGCCTGGGTTATGGGGGAGCAGGGGGCAAAGACTCTGAGGGGAACCTCCATGGAGGATGTAATTTTTGCAGGTACTTCTTCCCGATCTCCCTTGGGGCGTGCCCAGGTTTCCCTGACCATTGACAACTCCGATGGGACTTTGGATATCGATTATTCAGAAGTCACTATCAGCCGGACGATCTTCCGCAATGGAGGGTCCGAATATGCCATTAATGGTTCCCCTGTCCGCCTTCTGGATGTTCAGGAGCTCTTAAGCGATACTGGCCTGGGCTCTCATATGCATGTGGTGGTAGGCCAGGGGAGACTTGATTCCATTCTGAGGGCAACCCCGGCTGATAACCGGGCTTTCATTGAAGAAGCGGCAGGGATTCTTAAACATCGCAAGCGTAAGGAACGTGCTCTGCGCAAACTTCAGGGGACTCAGGAAAATTTAGACAGAGTGGACGATCTTCTTCAGGAGATCCACAGGCAGCTGGGCCCTCTTCGCCGGCAAGCCCGTGTGTCCCGCCGGGCAGACAGCATTCAGATCAGTCTCAGAGATGCCATGAGCCGCCTCTATGCCGATGATGCCCTTCAGATTACCCACAGCAGAGACAGCCTCCGCCATGATCTGGCTGCAATTCGCGCTCAGTTGGCTGAACAGCAGCAGGAACTGGCTGAAATAAAGATTCGTATTGAGCATCTGGAAGACTTAGCCAGCAAATCCAGTCCTGCCATTGATTCCATCAACCGTACCTGGCAGGCTATGTCTCAAATTGAGGAGCGGTTCAAATCTTTGTCAGCTTTGGCAGCAGAACGATCCCGATCCTGGTTGTCTCAGATTGTCCCAATTGGCTCGGAAGACCCCGAAATCCTTCTGAAAAGGGCTGAAGAACTGAATGAACAGGCAGAGGAAGAGAAAAAACTGAGCGAGGATTCCCGTCTGACTTTGGATAAGCAGACCGAGGTGAGAGCAGCAAGAGAGAAGCAACTGGCTTCCCTGCGGCAGATGATCACCCAGCTGCGCAAGAGTGCCCAGGAGAAAGATGCCCATATAGCCAGTATCAGAGAAATGCTGGCCAGGCAGGAAGGGCAGAAACAAGCTCTTGCCTCCCGACGCAAGGATTTGGATAACCAGCGCGAAGCTTTTGCTAAGCAGCTCCAGCAGGCTCAAGACCATATGGCTTCCCTGGATGAGCAGACTGACCAGGACGATAATTCTGCGGAAACTAACCTTCAGGAGATTAGGCAGAAGGTTGATCAGGCCAGGACACGGTTGGATCGCAGTAAGGAAGAGCACAGGCAGGTGGAATCCAGGATTATTTCCTTGAAAGCCAAGGCTGACGCTTTGACCGATACCCTCAAGTCCCGCGGCAGTACTGCTGACTTGGAACACCACCAGGATCTGCCTGTTTTAGGTCGTTTGTCCCAGTATATTCACATAGATCAGGGCTGGGAAGAAGCGGTGTCCAGAGCTTTGGGGCCCTTTGCCAGCGCCATCGTAGTTCCTGATTACCCTGCTGTTTCCCAGACACTGACTGCGGCCAGGAAAGAAGGTATGGGCAGGACTGTTGTTCTTTCTGCCCGGGAAGGGGAAGACAGGGACAGTCACAGAGAAGCAGCTGAACAGGACAGTAAATTCGCTGTTCCTGGTCTTCTGCCTGCTGTGCAGGTTATTCATCCCAATCCTTCTTGTCCAGATCGAACAGTGGCTCAGGGGGTTCTCTCTTCTTTGGCGGTTCTGCTCAGCGATGTAGCTCTTGCTCCTACCCTTGACCAGGCTCAGCAGGCGCTTGAGCTGGCGGAGGTTAAGAGAGATCGGCCACATTCCTGGCCTTTCCAGGTAGCTACTGCCGATGGAGAATTGGTGACTTCCCTGGGCGGGGTAGGCGGTTCTACTAAGTCTCCCAGTGATTTGAGCCTGGCTGCCCGGGCAGAGAGGGCCTTGGCTGAGTGTGCTTCCTTTGAGGAGCGTCTGACTGACCTTGATGCCCATATCACGCAGGAAGATCAAAATTACAGGGATCTGCGTCAGCAGGAAGAACAGGCCAAAACTGTCCTGATTCGTACAAAGGAACGGCGTCAGCAGGCTCGCAGAGATAAGGCGGAAACAGGTCAGTCTATTGACAGCATTAAGCAGAGGATTTCTCAGCTGAGGGATCGTACCCGGTCATTAGATGCTGAAGAAGAGTCCTACGATCAGACTCTTGATGATCTTCGAGGCCAGCTGCAGGCTGTCAGCCAGGCTGATCAGTCTGGTGTATCGACGGATGACCTTGCTGAGCGCGAAAGACAGATGGAAACCCTTTTGTCCCAGGAGAGGGAGAAGGAAGTTGCTGCCAAGATTGCTTGGACTGAAGCTAACCGTAAATATCAGTCCTATCTGAGACAGGCCTCCCTCCTGACCGATAATGCCCGCCAGGCTAAAATCCGCCGGGAGCGGATTGAAAAGGAGAACGCAACCCGCAGGGAGGAGGCGGGTAAGGCCGAACTTCTGGGGCTCCAGGCTCAGGCCGCGGCTCAGGCTTTGCTGGTGCATATAAACCGGGTTTCCCATCGTCGGCAGGATTTGCAGAAAGAGGCTTCCAGCCATGACAGTGAGTTAACCGCTCTTAGATCTCATCGCAACAGTCTGGAACCGGTTGTGGATGATCTGCGCAAGAAAGAACATGATCTGGATGTTCATCGGGAGCGGGTGGCTGCTCAGTATGGACAGATTTCACAGAAGGCGCTGGACGATTTGGGTTTGAGCCTGGAAGAACTTATGCAGTCGTACAATCCTTCTCTCCCCGTTCCTCTTTTAGATGATTCGGGACGACCCATCCCCCTGGAGTCAGGTGACCGGGACGCCACTGGCAGTGATGACCCTGAAGAGGATTCTGACCAGGACAATGGGGAAGGAAGGCTGCAAGAATCGCAGCAGGATTCTCAGCAGGTGGACTTGTCTGATGCTCAGGCTCTGCGCTCTCATTTTAAGACGGTGGATTATGACCGGCAGGAGCAGGAAAAGAGGTTGGCTAAAGCCCGGAGGGATCTGGCCGCCTTGGGGAAGATCAATCCTTTGGCTACAGAGGAGTACGATGCTCTGGAGACCCGGCACCGTTATTTGAATCAGCAGCGCAAAGATGTGGCCTCGTCCCGGGATGATCTTCTTAAGCTAATTTCTGACCTGGATTCCACCATGATTACCGTTTTTAAGGAAGCTTTTGACGACACTGCCGCTGCTTTTGAGAAGGTGTTTGGAACCCTCTTCCCGGGAGGAAAGGGCAGGCTGGTTCTGGAGAATCCGGATGATTTGCTGACAACTGGCGTGATTGTTGAGGCCAGCCCGGCCGGCAAGAGGGTTAAGCAGCTGACTCTCCTGTCCGGAGGGGAGAGGTCATTAACAGCCTTGGCCCTGCTTTTTGCTATCTTCACTGCCAGACCCAGTCCTTTTTACATCCTGGATGAGGTTGAAGCAGCCTTGGATGACATTAATCTGACCCGTCTTCTGGACGCCCTCAATGCCTTGCGTCTGCGGTCTCAGTTGATTATTATTACCCATCAGCAAAGAACGATGAGTATTGCCGATGCCCTTTATGGCGTTACCATGCGGTCGGACGGGGTGACGGCTGTGGTCTCCCAGAAGCTTAAACAGGGAACTATGCCTTTACAGGAAAAGTGA
- a CDS encoding bifunctional folylpolyglutamate synthase/dihydrofolate synthase, protein MSQEFPQDFSRTIDQVYREIMSRSPEHDFDPSLDRMKMVLDFMGHPEKSFRVVHITGTNGKGSTAKMAESICRAYGLRTGLYTSPHVQSITERIAIDGQRVSDEQFADLYVQVKDFIDMVDAASLADSGPRMSFFEVLTTMAIWAFADAPVDVAIMEVGMGGRWDATNVVTADAAVIGPVDLDHTQWLGSTVEDIAREKVGIIKPGSLVVVGPQTHESVLSIIDDQASEIGARAVLHDGQEIQVLSRVPAVGGQMATLQTSQGTYQDLPISLFGSHQAHNALAALSAAEAVIPVSGQLNNDIVSQALQTVKVPGRLEIIRSSPTIILDGGHNVQAVSAVREALEENFDFKQIVGVVSMMKDKDVEAVLGIMEPVLDKIIVTENSWTQRVMSVDQLEKIAQDVFGPDRVIRQDSLPDAIQTAVNLVDVDDDLGVGYGHGIVIFGSFVTVGDARTLLEEKPNQELAKTVEQRARDLTANQEDRSQTAVSVGLTASAGSQEPGQGDNIRQGADSDDTSGDDDDTLSAVSRYLQEVLHDGLTDGDK, encoded by the coding sequence ATGTCACAGGAGTTTCCACAAGATTTCAGCAGAACAATTGATCAGGTGTACAGGGAAATCATGTCTCGCTCGCCTGAGCATGATTTCGACCCATCACTTGACCGTATGAAGATGGTTCTGGACTTTATGGGTCATCCTGAGAAATCTTTCCGTGTAGTTCATATCACAGGAACAAATGGCAAGGGGTCAACCGCCAAGATGGCTGAATCCATCTGCCGTGCGTATGGGCTTCGAACCGGGCTTTATACTTCTCCTCATGTGCAGTCAATAACCGAGCGCATTGCTATTGATGGTCAGCGGGTCAGTGATGAGCAGTTTGCAGACCTGTATGTCCAGGTCAAAGATTTTATTGATATGGTTGATGCTGCAAGCCTTGCTGACAGCGGCCCCCGCATGAGCTTTTTTGAGGTCCTGACCACTATGGCAATCTGGGCTTTTGCTGACGCTCCAGTGGATGTTGCCATTATGGAAGTAGGCATGGGGGGTCGCTGGGATGCCACTAATGTGGTGACTGCAGATGCGGCGGTTATTGGTCCGGTTGATCTGGATCATACCCAGTGGCTGGGGAGTACAGTGGAGGATATTGCCCGGGAGAAGGTCGGCATTATCAAGCCTGGCTCTCTGGTGGTTGTCGGCCCTCAAACCCATGAATCCGTTCTGTCTATTATTGACGACCAGGCTTCAGAAATAGGTGCCAGGGCGGTTCTGCATGACGGGCAGGAGATCCAGGTTCTTTCCCGAGTTCCTGCGGTCGGCGGGCAGATGGCTACCCTACAGACCAGCCAGGGGACATACCAGGATCTTCCTATTTCCCTGTTTGGTTCTCATCAGGCTCATAATGCCCTGGCTGCTTTGTCAGCAGCAGAGGCTGTTATTCCTGTGAGTGGTCAGCTGAATAATGATATAGTTTCCCAGGCTTTGCAGACGGTAAAAGTTCCAGGTAGATTGGAAATTATTCGTTCTTCCCCAACCATCATTCTGGATGGAGGTCATAATGTACAGGCAGTCAGCGCTGTCAGAGAGGCTTTGGAAGAGAACTTCGATTTTAAGCAGATCGTAGGTGTGGTTTCCATGATGAAAGATAAGGATGTGGAAGCTGTCCTGGGAATAATGGAGCCGGTACTGGACAAAATCATTGTAACTGAGAATTCGTGGACACAGAGAGTTATGTCGGTAGATCAGCTGGAAAAGATTGCTCAGGATGTGTTCGGACCCGACAGGGTCATACGTCAGGATTCCCTGCCCGACGCTATACAGACCGCTGTCAATTTGGTAGATGTGGATGATGATCTGGGTGTAGGTTATGGGCACGGGATTGTAATCTTTGGCAGTTTTGTTACTGTGGGAGATGCCCGGACTCTCCTGGAGGAAAAGCCCAATCAGGAGTTGGCTAAAACAGTGGAACAGCGTGCCAGGGATTTGACTGCCAACCAGGAAGACAGGTCTCAGACGGCTGTTTCTGTTGGCCTTACGGCTTCTGCAGGAAGTCAAGAGCCGGGGCAGGGTGATAATATCAGGCAGGGTGCTGATAGCGATGATACCAGTGGCGATGATGATGACACCTTATCTGCCGTGTCTCGGTATCTGCAGGAAGTCTTGCACGATGGTCTGACGGACGGGGATAAATAG
- a CDS encoding aminopeptidase P family protein: MAENQKNEGQQHPDETTLAAESQQTKRSHNRTLRPESTTFEKFMLSGWGEEKNQVKPLESAAFTPARRSALGKKFPGQRLIIPAGQHKVRNDDCDYAFRPDSAFAYYTGLGQDYEAGAVLVLEPVEAGTAAGDGSPAQSETHQATLYAHPRSDQTTSDYYRSAAYGEYWVGARPGLKELAIMTGIPTADIADFDHDLAANVGTGDGHVDVRVIRNVDADITQEADKVRTAGGFDDAADISEKDDAFYQATSLQRMIKDSYEINEMRKAIAASKDGFTRMLAALPSALGKDRGERILEGEFNANAREEGNAEGYGTIVASGAHAPTLHWMRNTGKIESGDLLLIDAGVEVDSLYTADITRTFPTNGKFNDLQREMYQVVLDAQQAGFEAAKPGATYSVIHKECMRVLAQALHKWGILPVSVEESLSPQGQQHRRWHACGVAHHLGLDVHDCSQARFDDYQGAPLRPGMIFTIEPGLYFKDNDMLVPPEFRGVGIRIEDDVLMTEHGPEWLSIDIPKQIDDVEAWMADSAARQSSIRK, translated from the coding sequence ATGGCTGAAAATCAGAAAAATGAAGGTCAGCAGCATCCGGATGAAACGACTCTGGCAGCTGAATCCCAGCAGACCAAGCGCAGTCACAATCGCACTCTTCGTCCTGAATCCACAACATTCGAAAAATTCATGCTTTCGGGCTGGGGGGAAGAAAAGAATCAGGTAAAACCCCTGGAATCCGCAGCCTTTACTCCTGCCCGCCGTTCAGCTTTGGGGAAAAAGTTCCCCGGGCAACGGCTGATTATTCCTGCAGGCCAGCATAAAGTCCGCAATGATGACTGCGATTATGCCTTCCGCCCTGATTCAGCCTTTGCTTATTACACTGGCCTGGGCCAGGATTACGAGGCTGGTGCTGTTCTGGTCCTGGAACCTGTAGAAGCCGGAACTGCGGCTGGAGATGGTTCACCTGCACAGAGCGAAACTCACCAGGCTACCCTGTATGCCCATCCCCGCAGCGACCAAACTACAAGCGACTACTATAGGTCTGCTGCTTACGGTGAGTATTGGGTGGGAGCCCGTCCTGGTTTGAAAGAACTGGCTATCATGACCGGAATTCCTACAGCAGATATTGCTGATTTCGATCACGATTTGGCCGCCAATGTGGGAACCGGTGACGGTCACGTTGATGTGAGGGTAATCCGCAACGTGGATGCCGATATTACCCAAGAAGCAGACAAGGTTCGGACTGCTGGCGGTTTTGATGATGCTGCTGACATATCTGAAAAGGATGATGCTTTTTATCAGGCAACCTCCCTCCAGCGAATGATTAAAGATTCCTATGAAATCAACGAAATGCGGAAGGCTATTGCTGCTTCCAAGGACGGTTTCACCCGCATGCTGGCTGCGCTGCCTTCTGCATTAGGCAAAGACAGAGGAGAGCGAATTCTTGAGGGTGAGTTCAACGCCAATGCCCGAGAAGAGGGCAATGCAGAAGGCTATGGAACTATTGTCGCGTCTGGCGCTCATGCCCCCACCCTTCACTGGATGCGCAATACCGGAAAGATTGAATCGGGAGACCTTCTTTTGATTGATGCCGGAGTTGAGGTAGACAGCCTCTACACGGCGGATATTACCCGCACCTTCCCCACCAACGGCAAATTCAATGACCTGCAAAGGGAAATGTATCAGGTTGTTCTCGACGCCCAGCAGGCTGGATTTGAGGCTGCCAAGCCTGGAGCCACCTATTCAGTGATTCACAAGGAATGCATGAGGGTTTTGGCCCAGGCCCTGCATAAATGGGGAATTCTCCCAGTCAGCGTGGAGGAATCCCTCAGTCCTCAGGGCCAGCAGCACCGTCGCTGGCACGCCTGCGGCGTAGCCCATCACCTGGGTCTGGATGTTCATGATTGCTCCCAGGCACGCTTTGATGACTATCAGGGAGCTCCCCTGCGTCCAGGAATGATTTTCACCATTGAGCCCGGCCTTTATTTCAAGGACAACGATATGCTGGTTCCCCCCGAATTCCGTGGAGTAGGAATCAGAATTGAAGATGATGTTCTCATGACTGAACACGGCCCTGAATGGTTAAGCATTGATATTCCCAAGCAGATTGACGATGTGGAAGCCTGGATGGCAGATAGTGCTGCACGGCAGTCTTCAATCAGAAAATAA
- a CDS encoding PfkB family carbohydrate kinase, with protein MADPQEHTTSQSDTTTDGGLSTGHPDRIQGHKPLLISFGEVLWDLLPESKIAGGAPTNFAYHASRNGVDALSISAVGKDELGDELEETIRRTGVPYLFERSDYPTGTAGVTLSDDGTASYSIAENVAWDHITATTAMVEKAATVDAITFGTLACRSEQSRQSLFTLLEALPQKAMRFFDLNLRGDYYTPDLITSLLKVSTHVKMNASEFSFLRALFSIEGDNEAACKWLFDHFPSLICVTITAGRDMSFVAGRNGEISLIHTPRVKEMRTVGAGDVFSGTLAAELLKGSSLSDAHQRAVNAAAYVCTQNDTWPEYPQTILDYVSWQNLRQL; from the coding sequence ATGGCAGATCCGCAAGAGCACACTACCAGCCAATCAGATACGACGACGGACGGGGGTTTGTCAACCGGACATCCTGATCGCATACAAGGCCACAAGCCTCTTCTGATCAGCTTCGGAGAAGTGCTCTGGGATCTGCTTCCCGAGAGCAAGATCGCCGGAGGCGCTCCCACAAATTTTGCCTATCACGCCTCACGCAACGGGGTGGATGCCCTATCTATCAGCGCGGTAGGTAAGGATGAGCTGGGTGATGAGTTGGAAGAAACCATCCGCAGAACAGGTGTCCCCTACCTTTTTGAACGCAGCGATTACCCTACGGGGACTGCGGGAGTCACTTTGAGCGACGATGGAACAGCTTCGTACTCTATTGCCGAAAACGTTGCCTGGGATCATATTACTGCAACTACTGCTATGGTAGAAAAAGCGGCTACAGTTGATGCCATCACTTTTGGAACCCTGGCCTGCCGCAGCGAGCAGTCCCGCCAATCCCTTTTTACCCTTTTAGAAGCCTTGCCGCAAAAGGCCATGCGATTTTTTGATCTCAACCTGCGGGGAGATTATTATACACCGGATTTAATTACCAGTCTGCTCAAGGTCAGCACTCATGTGAAGATGAATGCAAGTGAATTCTCCTTCCTGAGAGCTCTCTTTTCCATAGAGGGAGACAATGAAGCAGCCTGCAAATGGCTTTTTGATCATTTCCCCAGTCTGATCTGCGTGACTATTACTGCTGGAAGGGATATGTCTTTCGTGGCTGGGCGAAATGGAGAGATCTCACTGATTCATACCCCGCGAGTTAAGGAAATGCGGACTGTTGGTGCCGGGGATGTGTTCAGTGGGACTTTGGCTGCTGAACTTCTCAAGGGGTCTTCCCTGTCCGATGCCCATCAACGAGCAGTCAACGCTGCGGCATATGTCTGCACTCAAAACGATACCTGGCCAGAATACCCGCAGACTATTCTTGATTATGTGTCCTGGCAAAATTTGCGGCAGCTATAA
- a CDS encoding cell division protein FtsQ/DivIB, whose protein sequence is MPHLFGHSHQSDSGNKTDSGQQSGSPFRSNRKVRSVGSTGGRFTDARKLSSRQENQPDPAGKPDVRPKIISFSQRQQEQKRVRSRLIIWRVLVFIGILAVLAATVWSLFFSPLLALRAESIQVRGSNEWVTEQQVAAIASQQKGRSLLLIDSQSINEQVAAIPGARGATVSRNFPHGITVTVSASKPAAILCNSAHATEAVDSQGRVMTGQKASTAGIPLINVSDFSSALKNNAVKQALKVLAALPDDMRSQITSVTARTQDSVITVLRSGFTVMWGNSSQMSFKIAIVQRTMAKLTEEKSDNRVIDVSAPDYPIAKKSLGTK, encoded by the coding sequence ATGCCTCATCTTTTTGGACATTCTCATCAGTCAGACTCTGGGAATAAGACGGATTCCGGTCAGCAGTCCGGTTCCCCTTTTCGCTCAAACAGGAAGGTCAGATCTGTTGGCAGTACAGGTGGCCGCTTTACTGATGCCCGTAAACTCTCTTCCCGCCAGGAGAACCAGCCTGATCCGGCCGGTAAACCTGATGTACGGCCCAAAATCATTAGTTTTAGTCAGCGTCAGCAGGAACAGAAGCGGGTTCGCAGCAGACTGATTATTTGGCGAGTCCTTGTGTTTATTGGTATTCTTGCTGTGCTCGCTGCGACTGTCTGGTCTCTTTTCTTTTCTCCTCTGCTGGCTTTGCGCGCTGAATCCATTCAGGTCCGTGGCAGCAACGAGTGGGTGACTGAGCAGCAGGTGGCCGCGATTGCCAGCCAGCAGAAAGGCCGCTCTCTTCTTCTGATCGATTCTCAATCAATCAATGAACAGGTGGCAGCCATCCCCGGTGCTCGAGGTGCTACAGTCAGCAGGAATTTTCCTCATGGGATTACTGTGACTGTCAGTGCTTCCAAACCCGCTGCCATTCTTTGCAACAGTGCCCATGCAACTGAAGCAGTAGATTCACAGGGGAGGGTAATGACCGGCCAGAAGGCTTCAACAGCAGGAATTCCCCTTATCAATGTTTCCGATTTTTCTTCCGCACTGAAAAATAATGCAGTCAAGCAGGCTCTGAAAGTTCTTGCTGCCCTTCCTGACGATATGCGGTCACAAATTACGTCGGTAACAGCAAGGACCCAGGATTCTGTGATCACTGTTCTTCGCTCCGGCTTCACTGTTATGTGGGGAAATTCATCCCAGATGAGTTTCAAAATAGCCATTGTTCAGCGGACTATGGCTAAACTGACAGAAGAAAAGAGTGATAACAGGGTCATTGATGTATCTGCCCCGGATTATCCCATAGCAAAAAAATCGTTGGGAACGAAGTAA
- the murC gene encoding UDP-N-acetylmuramate--L-alanine ligase has translation MTDSPLTSPRVLDPTSQPINYADFSLDQLGATHFIGIGGAGMSVLAEILLKRGVPVSGSDRQASAKTDRLQALGATIYLDQKGQNLQGAQTVVWSSAIKSDNPEIQEASRRGLRILHRSDILALLMAHSRSVTVAGAHGKTTTSAMIAQILQSASSSDLHDPSFAIGGSIRTDQGTVDGGHAGGGTVFVAEADESDGSFEKYHPSIAVITNVEPDHLDHYGSAAAFQQAFVDHAHHALDHVILCGDDPGALAVLKSLNQEALHHAVVYTTQEDFSLAGLPATLVRIEQEETAEAQVESGQQDQAAESFSLLLPASLLAQSEGGPSQDVLPGRYPVKLRVPGLHNARNAAAAIICSILLGMNPHQACQAAYTFYGAKRRFEIRGVERAVTVVDDYAHHPTEIVALLKAARRRFPQSKIRVIFQPHLYSRTFYFAQQFADALSLADDVMVTGIFPAREKQEDWPQVSADTIVSLMKKENGPEFSASIDDMNQAGRLMASHCGPGDVVITVGAGSITSVADVVLSELKKQAM, from the coding sequence ATGACAGATTCACCTTTGACTTCACCTAGAGTATTAGATCCCACCAGTCAGCCTATAAATTATGCAGATTTTAGTCTGGATCAGTTGGGGGCCACACATTTTATTGGCATTGGCGGTGCTGGCATGAGTGTTTTGGCTGAGATACTACTGAAAAGGGGAGTCCCCGTTTCTGGTTCGGACAGGCAGGCCAGCGCCAAAACTGACCGCTTACAGGCCCTGGGGGCCACTATTTACCTGGATCAGAAAGGACAAAACCTTCAGGGTGCCCAGACGGTTGTCTGGTCCAGCGCCATTAAGTCGGATAATCCGGAGATTCAAGAAGCCAGCAGACGTGGCCTGCGAATTCTGCATAGAAGTGATATCCTTGCCCTGCTTATGGCTCATTCTCGGTCAGTGACGGTAGCGGGTGCTCATGGAAAAACTACGACCAGCGCCATGATTGCTCAGATTCTTCAGTCAGCTTCTTCATCGGACCTGCATGACCCCAGCTTTGCCATTGGCGGATCTATCAGGACCGACCAGGGGACAGTAGATGGAGGTCATGCAGGTGGGGGTACAGTCTTCGTTGCCGAAGCAGATGAGTCTGACGGAAGCTTTGAAAAATATCATCCCTCCATAGCTGTTATCACCAATGTGGAGCCCGATCATCTGGATCATTATGGCTCTGCTGCCGCCTTTCAACAAGCATTTGTGGACCATGCTCATCATGCCCTGGACCATGTTATTCTCTGTGGAGACGATCCGGGGGCTTTGGCTGTGTTGAAATCTCTCAACCAGGAAGCACTCCACCATGCAGTGGTGTATACAACTCAGGAAGATTTCAGCCTAGCCGGTCTGCCGGCCACCCTGGTCAGGATTGAGCAGGAAGAAACTGCTGAAGCCCAAGTTGAGTCAGGGCAACAAGATCAGGCTGCTGAAAGTTTTAGTCTGCTCCTGCCTGCCAGTCTTCTGGCTCAGTCTGAAGGAGGGCCATCTCAGGATGTTCTTCCCGGCAGGTACCCGGTTAAACTGCGGGTCCCGGGGCTTCATAATGCCAGGAATGCAGCAGCTGCTATTATCTGTTCTATCCTTTTAGGCATGAATCCTCACCAGGCCTGCCAGGCTGCCTATACTTTTTACGGAGCTAAGCGGCGTTTTGAGATTCGTGGAGTGGAACGGGCCGTGACGGTTGTCGATGATTATGCCCATCATCCTACTGAAATTGTAGCTCTTCTGAAAGCTGCCCGCCGTCGCTTCCCTCAGTCGAAAATCCGAGTCATCTTCCAGCCCCACCTGTACTCTCGAACTTTTTATTTTGCCCAGCAGTTTGCTGATGCACTTAGTCTTGCCGACGATGTGATGGTCACCGGTATTTTCCCGGCACGGGAAAAGCAGGAAGACTGGCCTCAGGTATCTGCCGATACTATCGTTTCTCTTATGAAGAAAGAGAATGGACCTGAATTTTCAGCCAGCATTGACGATATGAATCAGGCAGGCCGCCTTATGGCTTCACACTGCGGGCCTGGGGATGTGGTCATTACTGTGGGGGCTGGTTCCATTACGTCCGTTGCAGATGTGGTCCTTTCCGAATTGAAAAAACAGGCGATGTGA